A region of Ictalurus furcatus strain D&B chromosome 1, Billie_1.0, whole genome shotgun sequence DNA encodes the following proteins:
- the LOC128612013 gene encoding cytochrome P450 4A6 isoform X2 encodes MKLYSYFAKLTPFNLETFHFYHVFAVLCIIYISAVLIKWSIKRNRWMRALEQFPGPPGHWLLGHVTEFKQDGTDLEKIPKWGEHYPFAFPMQFSPDSIHLFVHHPAYVKPILATTGPKDDFAYRFLIPWIGEGLLVTAGQKWFRHRRLLTPGFHYEILKPYVNVMADSAKAMLDKWEVYARTGQTFELFQHVSLMTLDSIMKCAFSCQSNCQTERSNPYIKAVYELCYLVNLRFRVFPYHNDLVFHMSPHGYRYRNACKIAHSHTDEVIRQRKEILNKKNQDNVPEKRCLDFLDILLCARDEQQQGLSDEAIRAEVDTFMFEGHDTTASGISWIFYSMACNPDHQQKCREEIQQVLMGKDTIEWEDLSKIPYTTMCIKESLRMYPPVPGMGRKLSQPITFPDGRTVPAGLLIGISIYGIHHNPKVWENPKVFDPLRFLPENIAKRSPHAFVPFSAGPRNCIGQNFALNEMKVVVALTLRKYVLIKDPVHTPKMIPRLVLRSLNGIHLKIRLVENEP; translated from the exons ATGAAGCTCTATAGCTATTTCGCTAAACTAACACCGTTTAACTTGGAAACATTTCACTTCTATCATGTGTTCGCAGTCTTGTGTATAATCTACATTTCAGCGGTGCTGATTAAATGGTCTATAAAGAGAAATAGATGGATGCGTGCCTTAGAGCAGTTTCCTGGACCTCCTGGTCATTGGCTTCTCGGACATGTTACAGAG TTTAAGCAAGATGGAACAGATTTGGAGAAGATACCCAAATGGGGAGAACATTATCCCTTTGCATTCCCAATGCAGTTTAGCCCAGATAGTATACATCTTTTTGTCCATCACCCAGCTTATGTCAAGCCCATTCTGGCAACAACAG GACCAAAGGACGACTTTGCATATAGATTCCTCATCCCTTGGATAG GTGAAGGTTTACTTGTTACTGCTGGACAGAAATGGTTTCGCCACAGACGACTCCTCACACCAGGATTCCATTATGAAATCCTAAAGCCTTATGTGAACGTAATGGCAGATTCAGCTAAAGCTATGCTG GACAAGTGGGAAGTATACGCAAGAACAGGGCAGACctttgaactttttcagcatgtTAGTCTGATGACACTGGACAGCATAATGAAGTGCGCGTTTAGCTGCCAAAGCAACTGTCAGACAGAGAG ATCCAACCCATACATAAAGGCAGTGTATGAACTGTGCTACCTGGTGAACCTACGGTTTCGCGTCTTTCCATATCACAATGACCTCGTCTTTCACATGAGTCCACATGGCTACAGATACAGAAACGCATGCAAAATTGCACACAGCCATACAG ATGAAGTCAtaagacagagaaaagaaatttTAAATAAGAAGAACCAGGATAATGTTCCAGAGAAGAGATGTTTAGACTTTCTGGATATCCTTCTATGTGCTCGT GACGAGCAGCAGCAGGGTTTGTCAGATGAAGCCATCCGAGCAGAGGTGGACACTTTTATGTTTGAGGGACACGACACTACTGCCAGTGgcatctcctggatcttctacAGCATGGCCTGCAACCCTGATCATCAGCAGAAGTGCAGAGAGGAGATCCAGCAAGTGCTGATGGGAAAGGATACTATCGAGTG GGAAGACCTCAGTAAAATACCATACACCACAATGTGCATTAAGGAATCCCTGCGCATGTACCCTCCTGTTCCAGGAATGGGAAGGAAGTTGTCCCAACCTATTACTTTTCCTGATGGAAGAACTGTTCCTGCAG GTCTACTTATTGGAATCAGTATTTACGGAATTCATCACAACCCTAAAGTTTGGGAGAATCCAAAG gtgtTTGATCCATTGAGATTTCTGCCAGAGAACATTGCTAAGAGATCACCCCATGCCTTTGTGCCTTTCTCAGCTGGACCAAG GAACTGCATTGGCCAGAACTTTGCTTTGAACGAGATGAAAGTGGTCGTGGCTCTGACACTGAGGAAGTATGTCCTCATCAAAGATCCAGTTCATACTCCAAAGATGATCCCTCGACTAGTGCTCAGATCTCTCAATGGTATACACCTTAAGATCAGATTAGTGGAAAATGAACCTTGA
- the LOC128612013 gene encoding cytochrome P450 4A6 isoform X1, whose amino-acid sequence MKLYSYFAKLTPFNLETFHFYHVFAVLCIIYISAVLIKWSIKRNRWMRALEQFPGPPGHWLLGHVTEFKQDGTDLEKIPKWGEHYPFAFPMQFSPDSIHLFVHHPAYVKPILATTGPKDDFAYRFLIPWIGEGLLVTAGQKWFRHRRLLTPGFHYEILKPYVNVMADSAKAMLDKWEVYARTGQTFELFQHVSLMTLDSIMKCAFSCQSNCQTERRSNPYIKAVYELCYLVNLRFRVFPYHNDLVFHMSPHGYRYRNACKIAHSHTDEVIRQRKEILNKKNQDNVPEKRCLDFLDILLCARDEQQQGLSDEAIRAEVDTFMFEGHDTTASGISWIFYSMACNPDHQQKCREEIQQVLMGKDTIEWEDLSKIPYTTMCIKESLRMYPPVPGMGRKLSQPITFPDGRTVPAGLLIGISIYGIHHNPKVWENPKVFDPLRFLPENIAKRSPHAFVPFSAGPRNCIGQNFALNEMKVVVALTLRKYVLIKDPVHTPKMIPRLVLRSLNGIHLKIRLVENEP is encoded by the exons ATGAAGCTCTATAGCTATTTCGCTAAACTAACACCGTTTAACTTGGAAACATTTCACTTCTATCATGTGTTCGCAGTCTTGTGTATAATCTACATTTCAGCGGTGCTGATTAAATGGTCTATAAAGAGAAATAGATGGATGCGTGCCTTAGAGCAGTTTCCTGGACCTCCTGGTCATTGGCTTCTCGGACATGTTACAGAG TTTAAGCAAGATGGAACAGATTTGGAGAAGATACCCAAATGGGGAGAACATTATCCCTTTGCATTCCCAATGCAGTTTAGCCCAGATAGTATACATCTTTTTGTCCATCACCCAGCTTATGTCAAGCCCATTCTGGCAACAACAG GACCAAAGGACGACTTTGCATATAGATTCCTCATCCCTTGGATAG GTGAAGGTTTACTTGTTACTGCTGGACAGAAATGGTTTCGCCACAGACGACTCCTCACACCAGGATTCCATTATGAAATCCTAAAGCCTTATGTGAACGTAATGGCAGATTCAGCTAAAGCTATGCTG GACAAGTGGGAAGTATACGCAAGAACAGGGCAGACctttgaactttttcagcatgtTAGTCTGATGACACTGGACAGCATAATGAAGTGCGCGTTTAGCTGCCAAAGCAACTGTCAGACAGAGAG AAGATCCAACCCATACATAAAGGCAGTGTATGAACTGTGCTACCTGGTGAACCTACGGTTTCGCGTCTTTCCATATCACAATGACCTCGTCTTTCACATGAGTCCACATGGCTACAGATACAGAAACGCATGCAAAATTGCACACAGCCATACAG ATGAAGTCAtaagacagagaaaagaaatttTAAATAAGAAGAACCAGGATAATGTTCCAGAGAAGAGATGTTTAGACTTTCTGGATATCCTTCTATGTGCTCGT GACGAGCAGCAGCAGGGTTTGTCAGATGAAGCCATCCGAGCAGAGGTGGACACTTTTATGTTTGAGGGACACGACACTACTGCCAGTGgcatctcctggatcttctacAGCATGGCCTGCAACCCTGATCATCAGCAGAAGTGCAGAGAGGAGATCCAGCAAGTGCTGATGGGAAAGGATACTATCGAGTG GGAAGACCTCAGTAAAATACCATACACCACAATGTGCATTAAGGAATCCCTGCGCATGTACCCTCCTGTTCCAGGAATGGGAAGGAAGTTGTCCCAACCTATTACTTTTCCTGATGGAAGAACTGTTCCTGCAG GTCTACTTATTGGAATCAGTATTTACGGAATTCATCACAACCCTAAAGTTTGGGAGAATCCAAAG gtgtTTGATCCATTGAGATTTCTGCCAGAGAACATTGCTAAGAGATCACCCCATGCCTTTGTGCCTTTCTCAGCTGGACCAAG GAACTGCATTGGCCAGAACTTTGCTTTGAACGAGATGAAAGTGGTCGTGGCTCTGACACTGAGGAAGTATGTCCTCATCAAAGATCCAGTTCATACTCCAAAGATGATCCCTCGACTAGTGCTCAGATCTCTCAATGGTATACACCTTAAGATCAGATTAGTGGAAAATGAACCTTGA
- the ppp1r8b gene encoding protein phosphatase 1, regulatory subunit 8b isoform X2, with product MSFGASTRVYTIREKPQSQANVSAGDKTGDDEELKGLLGLPEEETELENLTEFNTAHNKRISTLTIEEGNLDIQRPKRRRKSSRVSFTEDEEIINPEDVDPSVGRFRNMVQTAVVPLKKKKMESGNVLGIEDTVTHHAHSFPLKGGLYGDLPPAGHEAHAAGGTMLGGLPLPNPAPEVDLAPEAPLPPITLNPTPVSGPYAPEGLSEPRKKKYAKEAWPGKKPTPSLLL from the exons ATGTCTTTTGGTGCCTCCACACGTGTCTACACCATCCGGGAGAAACCTCAAAGCCAGGCTAATGTGAGTGCAGGAGACAAAACAGGAGATGATGAGGAACTGAAAGGATTGCTGGGTCTTCCAGAGGAGGAGACGGAGCTGGAG AACTTGACGGAGTTCAACACTGCACACAACAAGCGCATCTCCACTCTGACTATAGAGGAGGGCAATCTGGATATCCAGAGGCCCAAGAGGAGAAGGAAAAGTTCCAGAGTGAGCTTCACCGAGGATGAGGAGATTATCAATCCAG AGGATGTTGACCCCTCTGTTGGACGCTTCCGAAACATGGTGCAGACTGCTGTTGTTCCTTTAAAG aagaaaaaaatggagagTGGCAATGTTTTAGGGATTGAGGACACAGTCACACATCATGCACACAGTTTCCCCTTGAAAGGTGGGCTCTATGGAGATCTCCCACCTGCTGGCCATGAGGCTCATGCTGCAGGGGGCACCATGCTGGGTGGACTCCCTCTACCAAATCCTGCTCCAGAGGTGGACTTAGCCCCAGAGGCTCCACTGCCACCTATTACACTCAATCCCACTCCTGTCTCAGGCCCCTATGCTCCAGAGGGGCTCAGTGAACCACGCAAGAAGAAATACGctaaggaggcatggcctggCAAAAAGCCCACTCCATCTTTACTGCTCTAG